One part of the Mangrovibacillus cuniculi genome encodes these proteins:
- a CDS encoding GNAT family N-acetyltransferase encodes MNIITVTENQLGLLAPLFNDYRMFYEKESDVEGATAFLKERIINKESTIFLAMIDAQPVGFVQLYPVFSSVAMQRAYILNDLFVASSARKSGVGQALMEKAFAFCQSENARYVMLETDLSNKKAQALYEKMGMVVNPEVLFYVKGLAD; translated from the coding sequence ATGAATATTATAACCGTAACGGAAAACCAATTAGGATTGTTAGCGCCATTATTTAATGACTATAGAATGTTTTATGAAAAAGAAAGTGATGTAGAGGGAGCAACAGCATTCTTAAAAGAAAGAATAATAAATAAAGAGTCTACTATTTTCCTTGCCATGATTGATGCTCAGCCAGTTGGATTCGTTCAGTTGTATCCCGTATTTTCTTCTGTTGCCATGCAGCGAGCATACATTTTGAACGATTTATTTGTAGCAAGTAGTGCTCGTAAAAGTGGCGTAGGGCAAGCATTGATGGAAAAAGCTTTTGCTTTCTGCCAATCAGAGAATGCTAGATATGTCATGTTAGAAACGGACTTATCGAATAAGAAAGCGCAAGCCCTTTATGAAAAAATGGGGATGGTTGTTAATCCAGAAGTGTTGTTCTATGTGAAAGGGTTAGCGGATTAA
- a CDS encoding GNAT family N-acetyltransferase, whose translation MGNLIELTTEQQLIDVFPIMNQLRIDLSLQEFLTLFSQMKKEAYQLFGWQMNDKIVGLAGVAFRTNLYNGRHLYIYDLITDEKERSKGYGDALLLALHSLAKENGAKYVALESGLQRIDAHRFYEEKMCYDKWCYSYRKEL comes from the coding sequence ATGGGAAATTTAATAGAACTTACAACAGAGCAACAATTAATCGATGTTTTTCCGATTATGAATCAATTAAGAATCGATCTTTCCTTACAAGAGTTTTTGACCTTATTTTCCCAAATGAAAAAGGAAGCATATCAACTTTTTGGTTGGCAAATGAATGATAAAATTGTTGGTTTAGCGGGTGTGGCTTTCCGCACGAACCTTTATAATGGAAGGCATCTTTATATTTATGATTTAATTACGGATGAAAAAGAACGTTCAAAAGGGTATGGAGATGCATTATTATTAGCGCTGCACTCCTTAGCGAAGGAAAACGGTGCGAAGTATGTAGCATTGGAATCTGGCTTACAAAGAATAGATGCTCATCGTTTCTATGAAGAGAAGATGTGCTATGACAAATGGTGTTATTCGTATAGAAAAGAGTTGTAA
- a CDS encoding HAD family hydrolase codes for MIKAIIFDFDGLIIDTETIWYEAFKQVVEQKHKKELTIERFSTCIGTGNNVLEAAIRELVGESLEFDKMEEASFALYKELLLHPVLRDGVLDYLQEAKANGIRIALASSSSRSWIEGYLQQLGILEYFEVINTKNDVKNVKPDPELYLKTLKDCNLSAKEAVVFEDSLNGLRAAKAAGITCVVVPNPVTVHMPFEQHDFKLNSMKDMSLLELLKQLEATRVTK; via the coding sequence ATGATTAAAGCAATCATTTTTGATTTCGACGGATTAATTATTGATACAGAGACAATTTGGTATGAAGCGTTTAAACAAGTTGTAGAACAAAAACATAAAAAAGAGCTAACTATCGAACGTTTTTCTACGTGTATAGGAACGGGTAATAATGTCCTAGAAGCGGCAATAAGAGAATTGGTTGGGGAATCATTAGAATTCGATAAGATGGAAGAAGCTTCTTTTGCTCTGTATAAAGAATTACTACTTCATCCCGTTTTACGAGATGGTGTTCTTGATTACCTACAAGAAGCGAAAGCAAACGGTATTCGAATTGCTTTAGCATCTAGCTCATCAAGGTCTTGGATTGAAGGATACCTACAGCAACTTGGCATATTAGAATACTTCGAGGTAATCAATACAAAAAATGATGTAAAAAATGTGAAACCAGATCCGGAACTGTACCTTAAGACATTAAAGGATTGTAACCTATCTGCTAAGGAGGCGGTTGTGTTTGAAGATTCCTTAAACGGTTTAAGAGCAGCGAAGGCAGCTGGAATTACTTGTGTTGTGGTACCAAATCCAGTTACTGTACATATGCCGTTTGAACAGCATGATTTTAAGTTGAATTCCATGAAAGACATGAGTTTGCTTGAATTACTTAAGCAATTAGAAGCGACTAGAGTGACAAAATAA